The segment ttcaaatccaccGTGTTTTGTCCCGCCACTTTCCGTCTACTAATCACCTTCCCCTAATATCATGTACCCTGACGCGCATTTATAACACTGAAATGCAGGTGCTTTATGATGAACTCCATCAATCACTCATCACAACTGAAGCGTAACGTACATGTCCTGCAGGTGCACGTCTTGCAACCTCGACTGTCTGGCTGGAAGCCGTAGTTACACTTGAGTGAACCGCAGTCGATTGGATCGCAGTGGACTGAAATGGACAAAAGTGTTTTATATTCTCTAGTGCAAACGCACAAAACACACGTGTAATAATGGCCTGGGATGatttaacacatgtcatattttgggaGAAGTTGTTGTGTCAAGAGTGGGCTAGATCGCTGCCTTTTAGTGTTCGCAATTAGATTCCTGACTCTGAGAGTATGGTTTCAAATCCGACTGACGTTAGGAAGTGTACGTAACCCCAAATAGAACGTAAGAACCAAATAGAACACATACACCTCCCATAACAATACATGAACCTCCTAGAGTATACCCATCTCAAAACATGCATATACTGTCTTGATGTATCGGACTACCTGAGAACATGTACCTACCGACAGTCACACAACGGGCGCCGCATATATGAGGGCAACACCTCTGTCCTACCTCACAGGTCCCATCCCCGAAGCACTTGGGCGTGTAGGCACACCCCCATGCAATGCCCGGGGGATCAGTCGGACACACTCCTGGAATGAACATTACTGATGAAACAGGCAGCCACACCATGATTTGTGCTGCATCCCTAAGAAGTTGATAAACAGACGGACTATTATCACTTCTTTGCTTAGTGATAACTATAATCAAGTGGGCAATAACGATTCAGTGGCGAACGTCATCATTCCCAGAAATGCAAAGGTATCATATTTTCCGTGTATTGTTATTGATACACTGGCCAAGCAATTGCGGGGTAGAGTGGTGAGGGGTAGAGATCAATGGCTTGTAATGAATCCAAGCAGGACCTAGTCCGCAGGACCTAGTTCGCAGAACCTACTCCAAAAATGAAACCAGTAGCTGAATTCAACGACATTCGAGCGGCTCATTTCCGTTCCAACATGCATAAAGGTTTTCCAAATATTACTCCAATGTTGCATATGACAAACACAAGATGTGCTGACTAGCCACCCCTTCTAATCCACAAGATTCATATCAATCATACCGAGCACTTATTCCTCCAACAACTGTCCTCCACTGATGTCGACACCCGTCATGTTAATGGTGATGACAAGTCAGAGGACGGACAAGAAATGGACAGACAGTTCCAATTTTGTTGACAGTCTTTGGCGATTTGttgcatatacattttacacattttattatgttaaatatccagcttttagtTTTAACAAGATGTTCCAATTCTGAAAACGTGGTAGGCATTTGGTCGCAATAATGACACGGAGACACTGAAACAGTGAGAATGCGCACTGGCCTGTCCCTCGTCTACAATGTTTCTTCGGAATATTATGGCATGACATAATTAATGGTTTTGTAATTATTCATATTTAAATTAAAATCAATAATGTAACTTTCTGATCTGTTTGTAAAAGAGCTCTGAAAAGAACAACATTGAAAGCATGGACCTGTGCATAAGTAGTTTCCTACGTGCACAGTGTTCAGTTCACCCAATAACACTCATGATACGCGTGGACACACAGACAATAACAAAATTACAGACTCTACAACAGACACAGAAGAATTACCGGCAGACTCAACGATAACGACTGTCGCCACAAGACCTGCTACTAAAAGCTGCCACATTCTCCCTGTCTTTTTAATGTCTGTCTCGTGACAAGCTGGTAAAAGGTTTGAAAAACGTTTCTAATCTTATCTATAGAACTATCGCACCATAACTGACTACACAACACCTGTTAATACTTCACCAAAAGGACTTCCAATGGCTCTCGCTACTGTACATGCTACTGTCATCATTTTTACTAAAACTAAACGTAAAGCTAACACTGTAAACTACACTCAGGGCCATAAAAACATTGCATTAGCAGATTCAACTGTTTATGGCGGTATGCGCCTGACCTCTGATTTAATATGTATGTCTAGAATTAAAAATTGTTTCAGAAAGCAAGAcaaattgttaattcaattacaTGCTTGCAGCTAAAGAACACTGACCGATATCTTGCTACCAGTACTACGATATGTCAAAGAATGATTCTAAAAAATACAACTTTTATGGCTGTGAATTTTTGTATGACGTTAAAGGGCAGCACCTGTTTGCTAGAAAAAACGCGGTACTTTGCCAGCACTGTGCAGGGCCAAGATAAGATATCTCTATCTGAATCTACTATTGCAAGCTTAGGATTGTGGACCATGATTTATTCAATTGATAAACGTTCCAGTTCTTTGGCTGTTTATCCAGTTCTTTGGCTCTTTATGTCTACCAACCCATAGGCGTGAGGGTTCAAGCACAACACGCCATGTAACTGTCTAACAACATACAGGTGGGAATGTTCAACTACAATGCAGTGTGAATACTGTGTACCAACATACAGACGGAAGGCTCCATCCACGACGGACGAGGCTATGTATACTGTCTACCAACACATAGGTGCGAGGGTTCAACCACGACTGACTGCGTGTACTGTCAACCAACATACACATGCGAGGGTTCAACCACGACGGACTGTGTATACTGTCTACCAACATATAGGTGCGAGGGTTCAACCACGACGGACTGCCTATACTGTCTACCAACATACAGGTGCGAAGGGGGATAGCATAATGATCAAAGCGCCCGCCCCTCACACTGAatgcctgggttcgattctccacatgggtacaatgtgtgaagccgatttctggtgttgcctgctgtgatattggtttAATAATGCTACAAGTAGAtaaaaaccattctcactctcAAATATTCCAGAGACACATGGTCTGATATGACAACACACATTATACCCCACTTCCGCTCCTGTTGCCACTTTGTTAAAagtgtatgtgcatgtatgcGATACATCAGGCCTGAAGCTAGACCACGTGTCCCATGTATTTGCAGCTGATGACATTCAAACCAGTGCCTAGTCTAACCTGGGAACAAGAGGACACATTTGTCTATTTATTCACAATATGGAATGTCACAAAGTGAGATGACAGAGCAGCTCGATGGTCATGTCCACACCAGCGGCGTCCTTATCCCAGAGTTCCACTCAGAAGACACTGCAACTAAAGGGAACAGACAGACGGATGAATAAAAATAAGATCTATCTGTGAATGTGCGTGTATGAATGGTGGGtgtttttaatgtaatgttgtttaacatcgcAACAAGATATGGTGCAGCTTTTTTTCGGCCTGTAAAAAATCTTATCTGAGCCATCATTACACCCTAACCATTTATTTGCGATGACCTCGGATGCTGTTAATCTATTCTAAGTCGAAATCTCCACGGGGTAGGGCTTAATAAAAGGAGACATGCAACAAGTCAGAATAAACTGGGGCGTTTGTGGTTTTCGTTCCACAATTGAGGTATGGCGATCGTGGTGATATTTGTCGTTTATCTGACACctctgatataactgaaatattgttcacagGGTGATAAATCAATTTCCTTCATTACACGGTACTTGGAAGGTTTAGAGTTTGATGAGTACCAGACATGAAATATACACTTACGGTAGTGCAAGGTTCCGCTGAAAGATAAAGGAGACCACAATCGATCACCCAGAAGAACTGTACACGTTATGTTctttaaatgattatataatcATCACACCTAGAAAAAATCAACAAACTCACATGGGTGGGATGAACATCACTATCTTAGATCCTTATAGTTGTCTGCTGTAGTTTCTCTCCGTCTGCGTTAAAACGAATGAAGCCATGGCGAACATATGATGAAATTGGTGATACTTATTATTTGCCTCCATTGCCGCCCCATACCTGCCAAGAGTTCATAGtggtgagttcgaatcccagataaGTCTTGGTTTGTAGGCACCACGTTCCGTCTACGCTAGACACGAATCACCTCCCCCTTATACAATGTAACATGACACCCCATTACAGAACAGGAAGGTTCTAGCTTTAAAATAAACGCCACCAATCACCCGTCACATTTGCAACGTACATGTCCTGCAGGTGCACGTCTTGCAACCTCGACTGTCTGACTGGAAGCCGTAGTTACATGTGAGTGAACCGCAGTCGATTGGATCGCAGTGGACTGGAAAGAAGAAGAAAGATTCTATTTATTCTCTTTTTACAAGCGTACATAATACACGCATAATAAAGGGTTGTGGTGATTTAAtaaattttatatttgtagAATCCGTGGTGTTTCAATGGGTTAGATCGCTGCCTTTTAGTGCTGGTGATTAGCTGCCTGCCTCTGAGAGTATATATTCAATTCTTCTATGCTgaggatagaatttgtactCCAATGAGAAAGCATACGAAACCCCAAATATGGCTTAAGAACCTATCTGTCCGGACAAATACTCCACCCAATACAACACATGAACCTGCTTGAGTAAAAGGTACTAGAATCTGAGCACAATTACCACCCATCTCAAAACATGCATCTACTGTAAGGAACTATCTTAGTATTTGAACACATTTACCTACCAATTGTCACACAGCGATCGCCGCATATGTGAGGGCAACACCTCTGTCCTGCCCCACAGGACCCGTAGCACCTGGGCCTGTAGGCACACGCATATATCAAGCCCGGAGGGTCAGTCGGACACACATCTGGAATGAACAATACTGGTTACACATACAGATACGCCATGATCTGACTGTTTATTTTCAGGTTAGCAGCCACTGGTTTGCTTGGTGATGATTGTAATCAGGACAAAAACATTCAGTTACGAATACCTCCATCCACAGTAATGCAAGGGTATAATATTTTCCGTATAGAGTGATTGATACACTGGTCTTACAAGCAAATTGCGGGGCTGGGTGGGAGGGGTGTGAACGGTGCTAAGATCCTCAGTTCTCGTGGCTCCATGCACCTCTGGCAAGTTTTCAAAGGGCGTTGCCTTTAGAACACGACAGCGTGGATAGAACTTAACACCGTCACTTTTACAGGACTAGTCTCAGTTAAACTGACAGTTATACTGCACCTGAATCTTGTCAAACAACTGCACCTGAATCTTGTCAAACAACTTTTTACCCATTGCTAGCTCAAGTTATCATTTAGATAGAATATCTAATACATGATCACCATACTatcatgaaaacacagtttcagtaCGCGACCAGAAAGAAACCATAATAGCTGAATTCAAAGACATTCGAGCGGCTCATTTCTGTTCCAACATCTATAAACGTTTGGCAAATATTCCTCCAATGTCGCACAAGAGAAGCACGGTGGGTGGTGATTGGTCAACCCGTCTAATCAACAAGATTCCACAAAAGTGCCAAGGGATGTTTTCCACTTTTTTCAAGACCAATAAGTCCAGCAATGTCATCGTCTCGGGTTATGTTGTCGTAAAGGTTCCGTCTACACATCTTCTTTTGACTTCAAATCTAGTGATATAGATGGTCACTGAAGAACAGGAACAGCAAAAACATGAGCATGTGTCGTTCAAGTTGGGCATGGCGGTGTAGACAGTGACACATAAACAGACCAAAGATTTCGTTAAGGTAACCAGTGGCTGTTGTCGAGGGACGTTTCGAAGGTTTAAGTTCCAGTGTAAGAGGTAACTGCCATCGCCAGCTCATATCTACCAAACATCCATTACGGCTCCCGAGTAACGCTGCCTTTGTGTCATATCAAATACTGATTCCTCCCACAACAGTCCTTAACTGATGTCGACACCATCAATTTCTTCACCCCTCAACTTAACGGTGATGGCGAGTCAGAAGACGGACATGGAATGGTGTTTCCCCGCTTCCCTCAAACGATTGACGGCCATTTGGCAACTGTTGTTCCAAGTTCCAAAGCCACCATATGATGGTCAGTAAAAAATAGTCACCAACCTCCAAATGACCAAGGACGTTGTTTCGTTGAGACATGAAattcaatcagtcaatcaactTTGGCCGAACTTCTACGAGGCCACATGCCTCTAGTAGGCATCAAAAACATAATTCTATCTGATATTGACACATTGGTTTCTATGCATCATTCCGGAATATTTCACCAAGAATTTGTCCTTTTTGTATTACACAGAGTGAAACTATGTTAAACAACAGTGGAACTACTGAAATATTCAAACGAGTGTTCTTTTTCTTCTAAATGTGTCAATTCTCAATAACTTCATCCATACTGTTTGCAATAGATATGTGGTTGAGAGGGCAGGCTTGACTCGCGTAGTTCCAGTTTTGTTGACAGTCATGGCGATTAACTGCATGTACATTCTACACATGTTGTTGTGTAAATTATCCAGCTTTTAGTTTTAACAAGATGTTCCAATTCTAAACTTGTGGCAGGCATTTGGTCACAATAATGAGCCAGAAACAGTGAGAATGCTCACTGGCCTGCTCCTCGTCTACAACCTGTCATCAGAACAATTTTATAATATTGGAATATGTTGGTACAACATGATGAATAATTGTACATAATTAACGTTTTCGTAATTATTCATATTTAAATCAAAACTAATAATGCAACTTTCTGCTCTATTTGGCAAaaagttttgaaaagaaaaacattgaaaGCATGGACCTGCACATTATGCAGTTTCCTACGTACACAGTGTCTAGTTTACCCAGTaacactcatgatacacatggatAAACGGACAATAACAAAAAAACAGATTCTACAACAGACATAGAAGAATTACCGGCAGACTCGACAATAACGACTGTCGCCACCAGACTTGCTGCTAAAAGCTGCCACATTCTTCCTGTCTTGCAGACGTCTGTCTCGTCTGAAGCTGGTTTCAGATTAGAAAGCTCGGGTTCAGTCTTATCTGTAGAACTAGCCTATGGTCACCAAGACATACATACGTAAATAATGTGTTGCTTTAAATAATCGAATGTTGTGTGCAAGCCACGGTGTCAGAGTGGGTAAGATTGCTGACTTCGAATAGATCCTGTCTGGTGGTGGACAATGCAAATTATGACATGCAGGCCGGTGCTTATTTTATCGTGGAACAGGAGAACACATGTTCAAAGCATGGAATATCACAAAGTGAGATGACAGAAGAGTGGTCGTGTCTACACCAGAGTCCGTATCCCAAAGTTCCACTCAGAAGACACTACAACTAAAGGGAACAGACAGAAGGATGAATAAAAATATCTGCTTGCgcctctgtgtgtatgtatggtgGATTTTTCAGTGTCTTAATGTTTAATACCACAACAAGGTATGGTCCAGCATTGCGACCGCGACCTGTGAATAATCGCATATGGGATACTTAATCCATTTATTCGGCTCTTACAACTCCCACATTCATGAGTAAGACGGAATATCCACTGGGTGTGGCTTAATGAAAGGAAAATGCAATAACTCATAGTCAGTTAATTGTACCTCAGAAAGAGACATTTGTCTTCGTTCCACAATTTGACTTATCACGTACTTTTGCTGAGATGAGGCGATCGTGGTGACGTTTATCCAACAAGTCTGATATGAACAAAAATATCGTTCAAAGGGATCTTAAACCAATTTCCCTCTTTTATTACACAGTACTAGAAGTGTCCAGAGCCAGGTGTGACATGAGTACTTAATGTAGCGGAAGGTTTTgttggaaaaacaacaaaattttaATTACCCAGTACAACTCAACATTGATATATTCATGAAACATATTACATAATCATCTCCCCTTGAAATAATCTTGAAGAAACTTCCGCGGGAGGAAACCCCAAGACTAGATCCTTGTAGCTGGGGTCTgttgcagtttctgtcaatctATTTTAAAAGTGAGAGAAACCATTTAAAGATATGGTGAAATTTTGTGTTCAAAATTATTGCGTATATGTAAGGCCCCCAGAGCTATCGAGAGCTGCTCGTCATGAGCTCGCACCCCAGATTAACCGCAGTGAACTTGAAAGAACAAGAAATTGGTGTCCTGTATCATCTGTTTACAATACGATCTGTTTACAATACCGGATAAAGATGACTTCCTGTTTCACTACTAGTTCTGAAATTGATTTGTAGCAAAATACTAATCCATTCCACCAAGTAGGTAAACCCCACGTGTTTTCTGGGTCAGAACAAGTTCCACGTCTACTAAGCCAGTACGAGGCACCATGATCATGTAAAACCTGCCTGAACGCCCATCATGTCGAGATACCTGACTGTCTAAATCCATGTACCTACCGATTACCACACAGTGGGCGCAGCACGTGTGAGGACCCATCTCCAAAACGCGCGGGTCATTTGGACACATTTCTGGAAGGAGCAACGTTGATATAACATGGTATTGACCGGAGAATCAAGACACATTTACGCATCTGAGTGGAAAGTTACCAGTGTCATGCCTCTCATCAAGAAAGATGATCCAACTTTAGCTTCACTTTAGATCCAACTATAGACCAATTTCCTTTATATGTAGTGTTGGTAAAGTATTCGAACGAGTAAAGATGTGGTATATCGACATCAGTTTTCATCGAGAATAGTACATCGTTCCGTCTTTTCTGGGTTGTACTTAACTAGCTATCTCTCACCCCAAATATTTAACTTACATAGATCCATTTCAATAACCCTGTTTTCTGGTGAAGAACCCAATGATAAGTCATCAGCAAATGGACACGTTAAACAATCTAATTcatctgttatgtcaaacactcaCATACGAGTATCATCGCAAATGTGGATGTCAATACAGAGTTaggaaaaagtaaaacctgggaagaggtcttacttaCAAACAGAAAAACCTGGGagcaaacaaaaacctcaaatgcagttatcCGGGAAAAGATGCCATGTCTAATATAGAGAGAGACGCACCCTTCAGGTTTATAGGGTGACGAAATTCATGCATACCCAGTACCTATATACCGTCTGTCACTATTTTCTACTTAATATAGATCCTCATGATCACGATCAAACTCCATCgttatttccaaaatatttaatatgGGATTCCACATTTCTCAATATCGCGGTTACATATCACAAAACAcgatccagtgataaacaattTCAGTTACAACCCACAGCATCGGGTATgatgacacacacagacatttgTAGAAACAGACGTTCCCCGGGTTGATTTTCTGGGCCTTTTCTGTCTGacaaaaaacaaatacatgaagTTCTCTGTTTATCAGTCTTTCACATAGTCGTGTCTTGTGAACGATGTCTTTATCCCAGACTTTCACTCAGCCTACACAGCAACTGAAGAGAGAAACAGAAAGAAAGATGCATTTGATGCCAGAAAAGTTTAACATGGTTATGGCGTGATGACAGAAATGTTTTCCGTTTGGGACATGTGTACCTTTGTGGTCTTGAAGTCACAATTTGGTTTCTTAGATCGAACAGGATCTGATCTGATCATGGGTTATGACCCAACAATCGTATTAAATATGACCTTTGTTCGTAGGCACCAGTGAGAGCTCATGAGTCCCACCAATGTAATGACTTCCATAACTTGGATCACTAACTTCTTTGGCAATACACGCTCACTCATGAGAAAACGgagatatttttcaaaaatgcgTTCTTTCATTACACTGTACCACAGGAAAGTGCTTAGACTGCAGAGATATAATGGGTACTTACGGTAGTGCatggttttgctgaaagatgaaAAAATACAACACTTTATCATCTAGTTCAGCTTCACATGTTATGTTCGTAAAACATGGAAGTGACCTTAAATCAGGTTCCGTGACAGAGCATCTCTAACTTGGATAATAGTTGGGACCTGCATAGTTTGTTGGTCTGTAAAATGTGAGAGACGTCATTTAggagatatggctgaaatatgggaTTCCTGTTTGTTTCACACTGGCCCCCACAGCTGCCAAGACCTGTCAGGCGTGGATTCGGATCCCAGGTCTGTATGTGAAACTTTCTGTCTACAAACCATCTTCTCcttacatatatacacagatacCCTGACCATTATAGAACTGAACTGATGCTGGATTAGTATAACGCCACCGATCACGTTTGGAACGTAACGTACATGTCCGGCAGGTGCACGACTGGCAACCTCGACTGTCTGGCTGGAAGCCATAAGCACACGTGACTGAACCGCAGTCGATAGGATCGCAGTGGACTAGAAAGGACAAGAAAAGAGTTTTTATATCATTTGTTTACAAGCATACATAATACAAGCTTGACATCGGATAGTGAGGACTTCCTGTTTCACTTCTAATTCTGAAATCATACTGCTGTTTCAGAGCAGGCTTCAATTCATATATGGCCCCGTTTGGTGTTTACgttcagttacacacagtacTCCATCCCCATATACACAATACATGTACTGATACTGGTGTATGTGGTATGCTTAGGACATACCCAGCTGAACACAGGCATCTCTGTATCTGGGCATATGCCTGAACAAACACACCTATACACCTGGACACATACACCTACATATATGGGCACATACACCTGCATATCTGGACTCacacacctacctgtctggaaACATCGGGAACCGCAGATGTGGGGACAGCACTTGTGGCCTGCCCCGCAGGACTTGTCCCCCAGACACATTGGCCTTTGGGCACACGCTTATACTAGACCCGGGGGATCAGTCGGGCACACATCTGGTAGAAGGTAGAGCAtaaaacattcatacatatttgaccaaatatgtcTGGGTGGACGTGAAGTACTGTACGTGAACCATCcattcatgaaacatgaaatgtaTTGAGATGTAGGTCCAATGATGGGTGCGTTATTATGTACCATTATGTACAGGTATATATGTTAAGTGTTTCCTAGGAATCAGTGCGTCATCAGTCTCCTGTACACACAGTGTCCACTTTACCCAGTCGATGCCACATGATACACATggatacactgaaaataacaaacaacagaCTCCACAACAGACATAAATGAATTACCGGCAGACTCGATAATAACGACTGTCGCCACCAGACTTGCTACTAAAAGCTGCAGCATTCTCCCTGTTTCGTCGACTGGTGTGACAATCTGGTTCTGATTAACTGGCTCGTTTCCAAATCTATCTTTGTAGGTCACAGTCGAGAAACATTTTCTTTCTGTAATAATGGTATCTTTCCTTTGGTTTAGAATGTTCATTATCCAATTTAaactcttcaaaaaagaaacgcacggGCCAAACATAAGGACAAGAATTAAAACgtatttacatgtacacaagTTGATTATGCTTAAACGCAGATGAAGAAAGATCGactgataaatatatgtattggTGTCATTATCAGCATTAATTTAATTTACTCAAAGCACATGCGTGGACACGAGGGGGCGTCAGATCAGTACCTGGTGACATCACCCCTTGCCGTCGTCGGAATTTCGCTTGGAGAATGTTTCGCCATTCCTCGTGCAAACGCGTTGGCatctttgatgggcattttagaagttgaggtgatgaagaatgaggataATTTATAGatcaacaacttctttattctgtgaaaGGCGACGTAgattttaatgttttcaatCAGCTATATTCATCATCAACGCGATGGTAAGATCTGAGGACGATGGTGACATTCACAGACGCGTCGATCACGTTTGTCCAATAGATGCTCGATCAGGTCGAGCGTTGTCGTGTTGAAACGGGTCCCTCTAGTGGTTAAAAACGGAGAGGAATGAGGTTGCAGGATTTGATGGATGAAGTGATTTGATGTAAGATTGCCTTGAAGCACC is part of the Haliotis asinina isolate JCU_RB_2024 chromosome 6, JCU_Hal_asi_v2, whole genome shotgun sequence genome and harbors:
- the LOC137287624 gene encoding waprin-like protein, translating into MWQLLVAGLVATVVIVESAGVCPTDPPGIAWGCAYTPKCFGDGTCEVGQRCCPHICGARCVTVVHCDPIDCGSLKCNYGFQPDSRGCKTCTCRTSKPCTTLLCRLSGSLG
- the LOC137286145 gene encoding LOW QUALITY PROTEIN: keratin-associated protein 10-6-like (The sequence of the model RefSeq protein was modified relative to this genomic sequence to represent the inferred CDS: substituted 1 base at 1 genomic stop codon); the protein is MLQLLVASLVATVVIIESADVCPTDPPGLVXACAQRPMCLGDKSCGAGHKCCPHICGSRCFQTVHCDPIDCGSVTCAYGFQPDSRGCQSCTCRTSKPCTTLLCRLSESLG